A DNA window from Aspergillus nidulans FGSC A4 chromosome V contains the following coding sequences:
- a CDS encoding uncharacterized protein (transcript_id=CADANIAT00003610) produces MGTFHWAPQTWEFIPFNHGPRICLGRVFGYFQMEYTLCRIFQHFERVELHEPRVQRIKVELNTKMAYPVNCRNNEEACWLIIGCSPACALYIDPTRILGFPTNGSLPSFHLLLSSLNAKPFPTLVDMEASKPLGAFSRLNSQIYQSKLPEADILLIQPVVGDMVWTPEYAQLQHLGPAVTAIDAFSDTRSDQSHRLVVHAFSNAGSHAAVQLAEAYTAVHPSASLPVTGLILDSCPGAPSAILSANAMILALPKSPLVRLLGAVLIYSVVATVALLDFLRLYQNVISKTRHVLNSPSGCFLRHGVGRTYLYSRTDAMVPWTDILDHAGEARKLAESGDDLVQTVEFTGSGHVGHLAVAGEEYTKAVLSVATSRE; encoded by the exons ATGGGTACTTTTCACTGGGCACCGCAGACGTGGGAGTTTATTCCGTTTAATCATGGCCCACGAATTTGCCTTGGTCGTGTGTTTGGGTATTTCCAGATGGAGTATACGCTATGCCGCATCTTCCAGCATTTTGAGCGTGTCGAGCTCCACGAACCACGCGTGCAAAGGATCAAGGTGGAATTGAATACAAAAATGGCCTATCCCGTAAACT GTAGAAACAACGAAGAAGCGTGTTGGCTAATCATTGGCTGCTCCCCTGCATGTGCCCTATATATTGATCCCACCAGAATCCTCGGCTTCCCAACAAATGGAAGCCTCCCCtctttccatctccttctgAGTTCTCTAAACGCCAAACCATTTCCCACGCTCGTTGATATGGAGGCATCCAAGCCCCTGGGGGCGTTTTCTCGCTTGAACAGCCAGATCTACCAAAGCAAGCTTCCAGAGGCCGACATTCTGCTCATTCAGCCCGTCGTCGGCGACATGGTTTGGACCCCGGAATACGCACAGCTCCAGCACCTTGGACCAGCAGTGACCGCAATCGACGCATTCTCAGATACCAGAAGTGACCAGAGCCATCGTCTGGTAGTCCACGCTTTCTCCAACGCTGGCAGCCACGCTGCAGTGCAGCTGGCGGAAGCATATACTGCCGTGCACCCATCCGCAAGCTTGCCAGTAACGGGGTTGATTTTGGACAGCTGTCCCGGCGCGCCATCAGCGATACTCTCCGCAAACGCAATGATCCTGGCACTTCCCAAATCTCCTCTGGTAAGGCTGCTCGGTGCTGTTTTAATTTACTCTGTTGTTGCGACTGTGGCGCTACTCGACTTTCTGCGACTCTACCAAAATGTTATATCGAAAACGCGGCATGTTCTGAACAGCCCGTCAGGGTGCTTTTTGCGGCACGGTGTGGGACGGACGTATCTGTATTCTCGGACAGATGCCATGGTTCCGTGGACGGATATCCTAGATCACGCAGGGGAGGCGCGGAAACTGGCTGAGAGCGGCGATGATCTGGTTCAGACTGTTGAATTTACTGGCAGTGGACACGTCGGGCatcttgctgttgctggggagGAATACACTAAAGCAGTATTGTCGGTAGCGACCAGCAGGGAGTAG
- a CDS encoding uncharacterized protein (transcript_id=CADANIAT00003611), with translation MAPVPIPCTVCPVSNYSIHCARHATGFHHELGQQKESDSILIRLKIYNLVARVLTKGYYFSEIMTGMGLSVALKMAHSPAPSYLSLTVAIVLAVWLFSSKRIKQTRLSTTAALVSYRLPFGIDCAVRAVYQLLNYNFVEWTQNVLEENGRTVELHLAGARLVLTDDCENVKAIMFSQVGRTAQLYAKRVDPKSPSSQTWKGEIYTRGFCQRVWRLGIWQYASLASSIPVLSAANVVRSPPGSRWEGLDGQ, from the exons ATGGCCCCAGTACCTATTCCTTGCACAGTGTGTCCGGTCAGCAACTATAGTATCCACTGTGCGAGACATGCCACGGGCTTCCATCATGAACTGGGCCAGCAAAAGGAGTCTGACAGCATCCTGATAAGGCTAAAGATATACAA TTTAGTAGCAAGAGTCTTGACAAAGGGCTATTACTTTTCAG AAATCA TGACGGGTATGGGCTTGTCCGTAGCACTGAAGATGGCTCATTCACCTGCACCAAGCTATTTGTCCCTGACCGTTGCGATCGTCCTCGCAGTTtggctcttctcttcgaaAAGGATTAAGCAAACCCGACTCAGCACAACCGCCGCTCTTGTGTCATATAGGCTGCCATTCG GGATTGACTGCGCCGTCCGTGCCGTCTACCAGCTCTTGAACTATAACTTTGTTGAATGGACGCAAAATGTGCTCGAAGAGAATGGACGAACCGTCGAATTGCACCTGGCTGGTGCTAGATTGGTGCTGACGGACGACTGCGAGAATGTCAAGGCAATAATGTTCAGCCAGGTTGGCCGTACGGCTCAACTCTATGCAAAGAGGGTTGACCCTAAGTCCCCTAGTTCTCAGACTTGGAAAGGGGAAATTTACACACGAGGTTTTTGCCAGCGTGTTTGGAGACTCGGTATTTGGCAGTACGCCTCTCTTGCGAGCTCGATCCCCGTGTTATCGGCTGCTAACGTCGTTCGTTCACCCCCTGGCAGCCGATGGGAAGGTCTGGATGGACAATAA
- a CDS encoding SANT/Myb-like DNA-binding domain-containing protein (transcript_id=CADANIAT00003612), whose translation MAERILSSPMPRNRWESWGDDYLEQQVLTYTGDAGDRQAKHGQGSIPWTEIAKALLGRSNKDCRKRWLKIDPRWNGGHRQLDEELRLTEAVMRHGYSCVQDSYYLMFMAFVSNLKLVYSKNSRIDRGWTWATRMFLPDGFMDLSGMMPPTLRTDIEIETATPPSTRMDRGQRVLIVLEDVENTTNDTLNIIWSISSMLQSNLINFRTA comes from the exons ATGGCAGAACGAATACTCTCCTCGCCGATGCCACGCAATCGGTGGGAAAGCTGGGGAGACGATTATCTTGAGCAACAAGTCCTGACCTATACAGGCGATGCGGGAGATCGGCAAGCTAAGCACGGGCAAGGAAGCATTCCTTGGACGGAAATCGCCAAAGCGCTGCTGGGGCGATCGAACAAGGACTGTCGCAAGCGATGGCTTAAGATTGACCCGCGGTGGAATGGTGGGCACCGGCAGCTGGATGAAGAGCTGCGGCTGACTGAGGCCGTTATGAGGCACGGCTATTCGTGCGTTCAAGACTCATATTACCTTATGTTCATGGCTTTTGTCTCTAATCTCAAGTTGGTTTACAG CAAGAACTCCCGGATAGATCGCGGCTGGACTTGGGCAACCA GGATGTTCCTGCCAGATGGTTTCATGGACTTAAGCGGCATGATGCCGCCGACTCTGCGGACAGATATTGAGATCGAAACTGCTACGCCTCCTAGTACACGCATGGATAGAGGTCAAAGGGTGTTGATCGTTCTCGAAGATGTGGAGAACACCACAAACGACACATTAAATATAATCTGGAGCATAAGCTCAATGCTACAATCAAACCTAATCAACTTTCGCACAGCATAA
- a CDS encoding beta-ketoacyl [acyl carrier protein] synthase domain-containing protein (transcript_id=CADANIAT00003613), with translation MGSGRGRVPTNRYNIDAFVGPKGKAGHSCTEHGYFLEDIDLATIDSSFWSMSGKEVEWMDPQQRLMLEGAYECLESSGTTSYKGKDIGCYIGVFGEDWLDIQAKVSHNSDGKTAGLSFPSPKSHEDLIRRSHELAGIEYLSKPAIIECHGTGTAVGDPLEACAAAQVKTDLGHSEGASGLSSVLKMVLVLEHQTIPLNLNFTTPNPKIPFDSARRRGSCGMPVMAQQQA, from the exons ATGGGCAGCGGCCGCGGCCGGGTGCCTACAAACCGATACAACATAGACGCGTTCGTTGGGCCGAAGGGGAAGGCCGGACACTCGTGCACCGAACACGGTTATTTCCTTGAAGATATAGACCTCGCTACCATTGACAGTTCATTTTGGTCTATGTCTGGAAAGGAAGTCGAGTGGATGGATCCGCAACAGCGACTAATGCTAGAGGGTGCATATGAGTGCCTTGAAAGCAGCGGCACTACCAGCTATAAAGGCAAGGATATTGGATGCTATATTGGTGTCTTCGGAGAGGATTGGCTGGATATCCAAGCCAAAGTCTCACACAACTCGG ACGGCAAAACAGCCGGGCTGTCATTCCCCAGTCCCAAAAGCCACGAGGATCTCATTCGGCGCAGCCACGAGCTGGCCGGTATTGAATATCTATCGAAGCCAGCCATAATTGAATGCCACGGTACTGGCACAGCAGTGGGTGATCCCCTTGAGGCTTGTGCCGCCGCGCAG GTCAAAACAGATCTAGGGCATAGTGAAGGTGCCTCGGGATTAAGCAGTGTTTTGAAGATGGTGCTCGTCCTGGAACACCAGACCATTCCACTGAACCTCAACTTCACAACCCCCAATCCGAAAA TACCTTTTGACTCTGCGCGTCGAAGGGGTTCCTGTGGAATGCCAGTCATGGCCCAGCAACAAGCATGA
- a CDS encoding uncharacterized protein (transcript_id=CADANIAT00003614) — protein sequence MDRQTAEVPILLSGDFRTYKTITAVHSQTSLAPHQQDALEALSNNLADIAQQHLNAYIRGVSLTKASSAIAPAPTTDSLTPSPPPSRPPSGLAQSTYASVAQINSGKTAAIKKTGKPKPLKTETEAPPDTRLFTPLPFAPASALG from the exons ATGGATAGGCAGACTGCAGAAGTACCTATTCTGCTGTCAGGTGACTTTCGAACATATAAAACAATTACAGCCGTACAT AGCCAAACAAGCCTCGCGCCCCACCAGCAAGACGCGCTTGAGGCACTGAGCAACAACCTAGCTGATATAGCCCAACAACACCTCAACGCCTATATCAGAGGTGTCTCCTTGACCAAGGCCTCTTCTGCTATTGCCCCCGCCCCTACCACTGATTCCCTaaccccctcccctcccccctcccgCCCCCCCTCCGGCCTGGCCCAATCCACGTACGCGTCTGTGGCCCAGATCAACTCTGGCAAAACTGCTGCCATCAAGAAGACTGGCAAGCCAAAGCCCTTGAAAACTGAAACTGAGGCTCCTCCAGACACACGCCTCTTT ACACCTTTGCCATTTGCTCCAGCCTCTGCTCTAGGCTag
- a CDS encoding uncharacterized protein (transcript_id=CADANIAT00003615) translates to MESAFLNLLTKPGSIYGNITELRLLLNIFRGKQVNGLSKPMCYGSFAYTRTLDLSDSAKACAVPKAVSHLQDFLTTTILLSPFFFSDSFFIRRPFTMTMEEESVALLLQQLQELCTEIQTQKQQLQEENNSLQAELQAVQNLQLRNHPPVTTTVTSATPTPYKQSYPCPCHLDVKPFTREDPKDYPPF, encoded by the exons ATGGAGTCggccttcctgaacctcttGACAAAGCCAGGATCTATATATGGCAATATAACAGAGCTTAGATTGTTGCTTAATATTTTCAGAGGTAAGCAAGTTAATGGTCT ATCAAAACCTatgtgttatgggtcctttgcctatacaaggaccttagaccttagtgactcggccaaggcctgcgctgtcccgaaggcggtgagccacctacaagacttcctcacaacaacaatccttctttctcctttcttctttagcgattccttctt tataaggagaccttttactatgacaatggaagaagaaagtgttgcattgttgctacagcagctccaggagctctgtacagagatacagactcagaaacaacagctccaagaagagaataacagcttacaggcagaactacaggccgtacagAACTTGCAACTaagaaaccatccaccagttaccactacagttacatccgcgacgcccaccccctacaAACAAAGCTATCcctgtccttgtcacctGGATGTCAAACCCTTTACtagagaagaccctaaggactaccctcctttctaG